The sequence below is a genomic window from Cerasicoccus sp. TK19100.
GCTGCACGGACTTGCTGGCTATTGGCGCTCTGCAAGGGGCAGCGAAGCTCGGCTTGTCGACGCCTGATCAATTATCCATTGTCGGGATGGATGACCTTGCGCTCGCATCGCAAACCTCGCCGTCCCTCGCGAGCATCGGGGTGCCGCGATCGAAAATCGCCGCCAGCGCCCTGCAGATGCTCGAAAACGTTATGAACGCTTCCGAAGGTAAGGGCGCGCCCGCGCCTCAGTTCATGCACACGGTGAATACATTCTTTGTCGAGCGAGACTCGATCACGGCAGCTGTGAAGTAACGCTTGTGGTGGTTTGCAGGTAGTGCGCGAGGCCCTCGTTCAAAGACACCTGAGCGCGGAAACCAAGTTTCCCACGCGCGCTTTCCGGACTACCCAGTGAGTGGATGATGTCACCGGCACGAGCCTCTTTAAAGGTTGTCTCCGGGACGTTGGGGAAGTGCTCGCGTAGGACATCGATGATGTCGAGCAAGCTTGTGGCCTTTCCGGTGCAAACGTTGAAGGCATGGAAACCCGGCAGCGTTGAGCTGGCGGCAAGCACATTCATCCGGGCGACGTCTTGCACATTGATGAAGTCACGTGTCTGAGCGCCGTCGCCAAATACAGTTGGTGCGATGCCTTGCGTGAACCGGTCCAGGAAGATCGACATGACGCCAGAGTATGGGGACTTCGGATCTTGACGCGGGCCGTATACGTTGAAGTAGCGATTGGCGGTGACGGTGAAATGATAGGTATTGGCTGCTGCGAGCAACAAGGCTTCACTGGCCAACTTGGCACCACCATAGGGCGAGAGCGGTCGCTTTTCGGCAGACTCCTTGAGCGGCAGATCCGGATTGTCTCCGTAGATTGCGGCGGAGGACGCAAAGACCACGTTCTCCACTTGGCAGCGTTGGGCGGCATCGATTACGGACTGCGTTGCCAGGACGTTTCGCTCGAAATTGAGCGCAGGATTTTGAATACTCTCCTGCACGCTGACGAGCGCTGCGAGGTGGATGATCGCATGCGGTCGAAAGGCTTCTGTGGTTCGGCAAAAAGCGTCGCTACGGGCGACATCTAGTTGCTCAAAGCGAAAGCTGGAGAAGGCGCTCGCGGAATCGAGGTTTTCAATCTTTCCGGTCGCGAGGCTATCGACGACGAGCACTTCGTCGCCTTGCGCCAAGAGCTGATCAACAGTGTGTGATCCGATGAAGCCTGCGCCTCCGGTCACTAGAACGCGTCGCGGGGATGGTGTTTCTTCAGGCATATTGTCCGCTTTCGCAAAGTTCTTTGAGGCTGGCGACGACGCGTTCCTTGTCTTCTGGATAGGTGACGCCAAACCATGGGCTATAGGTGAGCATGACTTGGCATTCTGCTTGGCCGCTGTGTACCAATTCGTCAACGACGGTTGGGATGTAGCATTCGGATTTCATTTCGCTGCCTCTTTCTTTGAGGAATGCGATGAAGTGCGCTTCAATGGCGGCAAATATCTGCGGAGTGAATCCCCAGCAGTTCATTGAGACTACAGTGTGGGAACTGAGGACCTCCTGGACGCCTTTGAGGTTTTTGCCAATGACGACGCCTGCGGCGTTGGCGGCGATGTTGGTATATTCCTCGACAGTCTTCAGTTTGTTTTTGTGAAGCTGGCACACGCCGCGGTTTACCGATCCGTGGGGGGAAAGGGTTTTGGCTAGCTGGTAACCAACCATGCTGATCGAGAGCGTCGTGGGATCTTCTTCTGAGAGTTGCTTGGCTAGAATTTCGTAGGATTCCTTGCCGTAAAAATCATCGGCATTGATGACGGCGAAAGGCTCAGCAATTATGTTGCGAGCGGCGTAGATCGCTTGCGCGGTGCCCCAAGGTTTGGTGCGCGCTGGCGGGGGAGTGAAGCCCGCGGGAAGGTCTTCGAGTGACTGATAGGCGAACTGCAAGTTAATGCGATCATCGTAGCGGCTGCTGATGTGTTTGTGAAACTCGGCTTCGAAATCGCGTCGAATGACAAAGACGATTTTGGCGAAGCCGGCGCTGATCGCGTCTTGCACGGCGTAGTCGAGCATGGTCTCACCCATCGGGCCCATTGCATCGAGTTGTTTGAGCCCGCCGTAGCGGCTACCCATGCCGGCAGCCAGGATTAAGAGGGTAGGGCGTGTCATGATTGATTCTGTTGAGGGTCTTTGGTTACGAGTAGTTGAATTCAGATTCGATGAAGGTGCGCTGAATGAGTCGATCGATCTCCGACTGCTGCTGTTCGATCGACTTCACCAAGGCGAATTGCGTGCGCGCGCGGTCCAGGTTGTGCGCCGGGCGCTTGATTTTAAAATAGGTGTCACCCTGCAGGTAATCTGTTAGAAAGCGCATGCCACACTCCAGAGACATGAGTTTGGCGCTTTGGCCCAGGCCTTCCTTTTCATAATCATTGAGAAAGCCAGCGGCCGCACTTAAGTAGCCTTGGAGTAGGGCCTCAAACATGGGCATCTGCATCGAGGCTTTACTGACATCGGTTTCGTCTTCGAGGGCGGAGTTGGTCGCGGTGCGGACCATGTCGCTGAAGTCGTAGAGCACGCTCCCGGGCATTACTGTGTCGAGATCGATCACGCAAACGCCTTCACCAGAGAAGTCGTCGATCATGACATTGTTGAGCTTGGTGTCGTTGTGCGTGACGCGCTCGGGGATATTTCCGGCGGTCATTTGATCGACTACCATGCCGAAGTCATCCTGTCGCGCATGGAGGAAGTCTATTTCGGGTTTAATGTCTTTAGCGCGGTTGTGTTCGTCGCGTTCAAGCGCGGCGCAAAATGCTTCGTAGCGCTTGGGCGTGTGGTGAAAGTCGGGAATGGTTTCGCTGAGGCGCTCACCTTGCAGCGATGCCGCGAGCTTTTGAAATTTCCCAAATGCCGCGGCTGCCGCCTGGGCTTGTTGTGGAGACTCGATCTTGTCGTACGTCCGAGCACGCTCAATGAACAAGTAGGTGCGCCAGTAGTCGCCTTGGTCGTCGATTGCGTAGGGCTTGCCTGTGTGCGCGGGCACGAGCGTCAACCCGCGGCGAAGGCGCTCGGGATTTGCCTCGCGCATCAGGGCCGCCTGATTGTGGTCGGTGACGCGCTGGATGTTCTCCATGAGCGCTTCTGGGTTTTTAAAGATGTTCTTATTGATGCGCTGGTGGATGTAGCGCAGTCGGTGACCGGCCTGATCATACTCGGCGCAGTATGTGTCGTTGATATGGCCGCTGCCATATGGGTGCGACAATACATAGTCGGCGCGCATATTGAACAACTTGGCGATGGCTGAAAGGTCCGTTGATGTTTGGTTACTCATACAATTTTCTTGGTTCCTAGTCTTAGGTATGGGGCAATCCGTATAAGGCTCAAAGGCGATTGGCAAGAAAATGCGTAAGTATTTACACAAAAATCTTGACGATGCTCATTTCGGTTGTTTTTCTATGGACATGAAGATTGGAGTAATTGGCCTGGGCAAACGCCTAAACCACATGGTGAATACTTGCATGCGTGAAGCAGAGCCTGAGCTTTCTGTGGTTGCTGCGATTGACCCCGATGAAGCTGCAGTGCGTGAGGCGCTGCCAGAGAAAGAAGCTAAGGCGGTCAAGTTTGTGCGCTCGGTGGAAGAGCTGGCGGCGGCCGGAGTCGACGCCATCGCGGTAGGAACGCGTTGTAACTTACACGCCAAGTATGCGATGGATGTTGCTGTAACCGGATTGCCCTTGTTCCTGGAGAAGCCCATTGCCACCACTCTTGAAGATGCAATGGCGATGGAGTCTGCATTTCAAGATACGCAAACGAAAGTGGTGGTTAGTTTTCCTCTCCGGGCTTCGCCGCTTTGCGTCCGCGTTAAGCATCTGTTGGATGAGGGTGCCTTGGGTATCCCACAGCATGTGATGGCAGTTAACTACGTGCCATACGGTGATGTTTACTTTAATTCCTGGTATCGTGATTATGGCGTGACAGGAGGATTATTCCTACAGAAAGCGACGCACGACTTCGATTACTTGGCCTATTGTTTGCGAAGCCCGATCGTTCGCGTAGGGGCAATGAAGTCCTGCGGTCGTGTCTACCGTGAAGCGAAATTTGCCGAGGTTGATCCAGATCCAAATTGCGGCTTCTATGAGCAAATTGGAACACCGGAAACCGGGATGAACGAGGACTCCTCCAGTGCTTTGATCGAATTCGAAAATGGTGCTCAGGGGGTGTATACCCAAGTGTTCTATTCCAAGCGCGGAGCTGCGCGCCGCGGGGCAACCTTCTCCGGGCATCAAGGGACCTTGAGCTTTGATTGGTATGCGAACCAGGCCACGCTGATACACCACTTTCAACCGTTTGAAGACAAGATCCAGGTCGACAGCGATTTACACCACCATGGTGGTGATGGTGTCTTGGCTGACAACTTCGTCAAAGTGGTCCGCGGCGAGGCCAGTTCGATCTCCAATGTATGGGCTGGGCTGCAAAGCGTTTATGCTTGTCTGGCGGCGAAGGAAAGCGCGGACAAGGGGGAATTCTGTGAAGTCCGCCAACTTAAGAAAGTAGGCATGGGAGAAGCTAGTTACCACTAGTTTTCTTAAGTCATGCGTAAATACTAACACACAATGGCACTCGATATCGTAGCATTTTCAAAACAAATCGGCGTCTCCACGGCGACGGTTTCCCGCGCATTTTCCGGCCGTGGTCGTATCAGTGAGAAGACGCGTGAGCGCGTATTGGAAGAAGCCCGCGCCCGTGGATTCTCGCCTAATGTGCATGCCAGTCGATTGAATTCGAAGCGCACCAATCAGATCGGGCTTTACTACAGTTTTTCGGAAGATCCAATTTTCGACTATTACAACATGGAGCTCGCGCAGGAGATCGCGAAGGCGGCAGAAAAGCGGGGCCAGGCCGTTCACCTTGAGCTGAGCCGTTCCGGCAAAGGTGAAAATGACCGGTTGCGTCAGTTGACCCGTGGGGGTGGGCTCGACGGGATTATTCTGGTCGTGGATGGTCGGACCAGCGGGTCGCGCTTACTGGAGTCAGTGCAGGGGTGTCCGGTGGTAGTCGTGACGAATCGCGCTTGGGCACCGATTAAAAAAGAGATCGTGGTCGAACTGGATATTTTCAGTGGGATGGCGGAGGCCGTTCGGGACCTTGCCAGCTTGGGGCACCAGCGCATCGGTTTTATTGGCGGCACTGGAATCACCGCAAAGGTAAATGGATTTCGTCGTATTCTGGAGGATTGCAAACTGACAGTTGATCCCAAGCTAATCGTGGAGGGCTCGGTGAGCTTTGCCGATGGGCAAAAGGCGTTTCACCAAGTTGCTTCGCAGCGGCCATCGGCAGTGCTTTGTGCAACGGACGTCTTGGCGATGGGCGCGCTCAATGAGGCAAGCGCGATGGGACTCAATGTGCCAAATGATATTTCAATTGTCGGCATGGATGACTTGGCCTTTACCGCCTACACCACGCCGTCACTCAGCACGGTGGGCATTCCACGCAGCCAAATCGCCAAGACGGCGGTGGATAGCATCCTCTCCCAACTCGATGACGAGGAGAGCGAATCGCCCCGTGCTTCGGCCAAGCACGTCATTGGCAGCTACTATGTGCCACGCGCCTCCGTCGGCGCACCGGCATAGTCGTTTATCCAACTTTTCACGAATACTCAAAACACTCACCAATTCACATCACTATGAAATCTATGAACACAACAAAACTGCTCTGCGGCTTCTTGGGCTCTCTCGCACTGAGCGTATCAGCCCTTGCCGGCACCTACTCCAACATCACCATCGACGGTGATTTCTCTGACTGGGTCGGTGTGCCGATCCTGACTACCGACACGACTGGGGACGGTGACCCGGTTGATTTCATGACGCTGTATGCGGCCAATGATGAAAACAATCTCTACCTGCGCGTTGTCTACAACAATCCGGTGGGAGTCAATGGTAGCAACGCCCAAGTATTTATTGCTTTGGATAACGACAACAATCCCTCAACCGGCTTCGATGTATATGGCCTAGGTTTGGTTGGCTCGGAAGTGGGTTGGCAAAATGACTTCCCGTTTGAGCAGACCACTGGTAATTTCAACACCGGCAATGGCATTACGGATGGGGGTGCGGCAATCGCGCTTTACAACACCACTGTTAGCGAGCAGGAAATTTCGATTAGCCGTTCGGCCACGTTTACCGTTGGCGGTGGGACGATCTTCCCGAATGACACCTTCGCGATCGCCATGTACAGCAATGGCACCACGGTGGATGACTTTATTGGCGCTGGCGTCTACACCTTTGCATCGGTTCCCGAGCCTGGCCACTATGCGATGATCTTTGTCGGCCTGGCAGGTGTGATTACCTTGCTTCGCCGCCGCTTTCGCGCATAGAATCTGCTAAAGTGCTACGATATGGATCGGCGTAAACAATCTGGGTTTACCTTGGTGGAGCTACTCGTTTGTGTGGCGGTAATCGGCATACTATCGAGTATACTCATCGCGGTAATAGGCGCTGTGCGGGGAAAAAGCCAGCTCACGGGCAGCATTTCCAATGTGCGCAACATTGGCGGCGCCACCCAGATGTATGCCCAGGAGCACGCCAACAATATACCGGTGTGGCACAATTATAACACCGGCCAATATTGGTGGCAGCTCCTGCGTCCTTATCTTGACGGAGAAACTAAAGTGTTTCATAGCCCAGCACATGTTCACTTTAACGATACGGATGACACCACTCTGGCTCAGACGATTTCCTACGGTTGGAATTACGTGGTGATGGGGCGGCACATGGGCGATACCTCGCGCGAAGGCGACCATGTGCTGTCACAGTTCATTTTTTCAGATCCTGCCAAGACGTTGGTGCTCACCGACGGGCCTGCGATGGACTGCTGGGGCTACATTGCGCCAGACCATCCGGCAGACCCAAATCGCTATGGCGATAATCAAGTGGTCTCGCTGTTTCTCGACGGGCATGTGGACACCTTGGACTATGCTGAAGTCACCACGGAAGAGCCTTACTTTGTGCCGGTTCGAGCAATGCCGGCATCCAATTAATTTACCCCGATAGCCATGCGCCAATTGATTACTTTCGCAGCCTTTGGGGTTGCGTGCCTGAGTCATGCCTCTGATGTGCGAGACCGCTTTGAACGGATCAATTCCTATGCCTGCTATTATGGCCCGGGTATGGTTGAGGAGCTCGTGTCGCGGGACGCCGTAATTATCGAAACGAAGAAACAAAGCCCGCTCGCCATAGCGCAGATGCAAGATGGCGGCGCGATTGTCATTGGCTATATCAGTATTGGCGAGGACGACGTATTACGGGTGGGCGATGGGCAAGGCCCAGGAGGGATGGACTCCGGATACTTTGACCGTGACGCCAATGGCGAGCCGGACAAAAATAAAATTTGGAACTCCTACTACGCGGATGCGCGTCAACCAGCTTGGCGGAAGTATTTCCTGGAACGCACTGCCGCCATGCGCGATGAGTATGGGGTCGACGGATTCTTCCTCGATACGGTCGACACCAGCGAGCTCTACCCTGAATCCAAAGACGCGATGATCTCGCTCATTCAGGAGCTGCGCGCTCAGCAGCCGGATAGCGTCATTGTGATCAACCGCGGCTTTCACACGATTCCTGCGCTTTCAGAGACGATCGATGGCGTCATGTTCGAAAGCGGCACGGCAAGCTATGATTTCGCCGCCAAGGAGTACATGCTCCTGAAGCCATCGGCCTGGGACTACGGTTTGGCGCTGTGGCGCGATGTGCTCAAGCCCGCCATGGATGAGCATGGGTTGGTGGTGCTAGCGTTGGACTACGCGGCATCCGCCAAGCATGAAAACACCCGTATTGCCATGGACCGCGCGACGACTTTTGGCTACGTGCCTGAGGTGTCGACTATCTACCTCGATGCGATTTATGATATCGACTACACACCCTCGCCAGATGAGCGGTTTCTCGAACTACAGAATACGCCAGAGCGCATGACCTATCAACTGCCGGAGCCGGTGAATGGTTTTCCGGAGGGAACCAGGGTCGCGCCTAGTTCGATCTATCCAGACTATGATGTAACGCCCGTTGTGGACGGTATTGCCGACCGGCAACAACTGGACTGGCGTCGCCGCGCTTGGGCCTCTTGGGAGAAGGATGGCGAGCATTTTCTGGAGTTTCAATTTCCACAGCCTGTCGCCGCCGAAGGGCTTACCGTGAATTGGGCTTTCGATAACGGCGTCCACCATCAGGCGCGTGAGTTTCGTGTCGAAGTTATACCCGCAGATCAGGCCGATGGCTGGGTGCCGGTTGCATCGGTTGGGGACAATCAACAGCCGAGCAACGACCTCAAATTCGATCCGGTGGACATCGTGGCTATACGCCTAGTGCAAGAAGATGGCATGGGTTCGCTGGCCCGTCCGGATCTCATGTGGGTGGAGCAGGTTACCCTGAAGTCGCGCAAATAAGGATTATATTTTATGAGCATTATCGACTGGGGAATCGTCACGGTATTCCTCCTGGCTCTCATGGGTTTGGTGCTTTACTCGCGTCGCTACATGCGCGGGGTGGCGGACTACCTCGTGGCGAATCGCTGCGCCGGTCGTTACCTGCTGACGCTTTCAGAAGGGATTGCCGGGCTCGGCGCGATCACGATTGTCGGTGCCTTTGAAATCACCTACCAGGCGGGCTTCGTGCCGATTTGGTGGA
It includes:
- a CDS encoding sugar phosphate nucleotidyltransferase, which gives rise to MTRPTLLILAAGMGSRYGGLKQLDAMGPMGETMLDYAVQDAISAGFAKIVFVIRRDFEAEFHKHISSRYDDRINLQFAYQSLEDLPAGFTPPPARTKPWGTAQAIYAARNIIAEPFAVINADDFYGKESYEILAKQLSEEDPTTLSISMVGYQLAKTLSPHGSVNRGVCQLHKNKLKTVEEYTNIAANAAGVVIGKNLKGVQEVLSSHTVVSMNCWGFTPQIFAAIEAHFIAFLKERGSEMKSECYIPTVVDELVHSGQAECQVMLTYSPWFGVTYPEDKERVVASLKELCESGQYA
- a CDS encoding phosphotransferase enzyme family protein; the protein is MSNQTSTDLSAIAKLFNMRADYVLSHPYGSGHINDTYCAEYDQAGHRLRYIHQRINKNIFKNPEALMENIQRVTDHNQAALMREANPERLRRGLTLVPAHTGKPYAIDDQGDYWRTYLFIERARTYDKIESPQQAQAAAAAFGKFQKLAASLQGERLSETIPDFHHTPKRYEAFCAALERDEHNRAKDIKPEIDFLHARQDDFGMVVDQMTAGNIPERVTHNDTKLNNVMIDDFSGEGVCVIDLDTVMPGSVLYDFSDMVRTATNSALEDETDVSKASMQMPMFEALLQGYLSAAAGFLNDYEKEGLGQSAKLMSLECGMRFLTDYLQGDTYFKIKRPAHNLDRARTQFALVKSIEQQQSEIDRLIQRTFIESEFNYS
- a CDS encoding NAD-dependent epimerase/dehydratase family protein encodes the protein MPEETPSPRRVLVTGGAGFIGSHTVDQLLAQGDEVLVVDSLATGKIENLDSASAFSSFRFEQLDVARSDAFCRTTEAFRPHAIIHLAALVSVQESIQNPALNFERNVLATQSVIDAAQRCQVENVVFASSAAIYGDNPDLPLKESAEKRPLSPYGGAKLASEALLLAAANTYHFTVTANRYFNVYGPRQDPKSPYSGVMSIFLDRFTQGIAPTVFGDGAQTRDFINVQDVARMNVLAASSTLPGFHAFNVCTGKATSLLDIIDVLREHFPNVPETTFKEARAGDIIHSLGSPESARGKLGFRAQVSLNEGLAHYLQTTTSVTSQLP
- a CDS encoding Gfo/Idh/MocA family protein, whose protein sequence is MRKYLHKNLDDAHFGCFSMDMKIGVIGLGKRLNHMVNTCMREAEPELSVVAAIDPDEAAVREALPEKEAKAVKFVRSVEELAAAGVDAIAVGTRCNLHAKYAMDVAVTGLPLFLEKPIATTLEDAMAMESAFQDTQTKVVVSFPLRASPLCVRVKHLLDEGALGIPQHVMAVNYVPYGDVYFNSWYRDYGVTGGLFLQKATHDFDYLAYCLRSPIVRVGAMKSCGRVYREAKFAEVDPDPNCGFYEQIGTPETGMNEDSSSALIEFENGAQGVYTQVFYSKRGAARRGATFSGHQGTLSFDWYANQATLIHHFQPFEDKIQVDSDLHHHGGDGVLADNFVKVVRGEASSISNVWAGLQSVYACLAAKESADKGEFCEVRQLKKVGMGEASYH
- a CDS encoding LacI family DNA-binding transcriptional regulator, which codes for MALDIVAFSKQIGVSTATVSRAFSGRGRISEKTRERVLEEARARGFSPNVHASRLNSKRTNQIGLYYSFSEDPIFDYYNMELAQEIAKAAEKRGQAVHLELSRSGKGENDRLRQLTRGGGLDGIILVVDGRTSGSRLLESVQGCPVVVVTNRAWAPIKKEIVVELDIFSGMAEAVRDLASLGHQRIGFIGGTGITAKVNGFRRILEDCKLTVDPKLIVEGSVSFADGQKAFHQVASQRPSAVLCATDVLAMGALNEASAMGLNVPNDISIVGMDDLAFTAYTTPSLSTVGIPRSQIAKTAVDSILSQLDDEESESPRASAKHVIGSYYVPRASVGAPA
- a CDS encoding type II secretion system protein, which encodes MDRRKQSGFTLVELLVCVAVIGILSSILIAVIGAVRGKSQLTGSISNVRNIGGATQMYAQEHANNIPVWHNYNTGQYWWQLLRPYLDGETKVFHSPAHVHFNDTDDTTLAQTISYGWNYVVMGRHMGDTSREGDHVLSQFIFSDPAKTLVLTDGPAMDCWGYIAPDHPADPNRYGDNQVVSLFLDGHVDTLDYAEVTTEEPYFVPVRAMPASN
- a CDS encoding endo alpha-1,4 polygalactosaminidase, producing MRQLITFAAFGVACLSHASDVRDRFERINSYACYYGPGMVEELVSRDAVIIETKKQSPLAIAQMQDGGAIVIGYISIGEDDVLRVGDGQGPGGMDSGYFDRDANGEPDKNKIWNSYYADARQPAWRKYFLERTAAMRDEYGVDGFFLDTVDTSELYPESKDAMISLIQELRAQQPDSVIVINRGFHTIPALSETIDGVMFESGTASYDFAAKEYMLLKPSAWDYGLALWRDVLKPAMDEHGLVVLALDYAASAKHENTRIAMDRATTFGYVPEVSTIYLDAIYDIDYTPSPDERFLELQNTPERMTYQLPEPVNGFPEGTRVAPSSIYPDYDVTPVVDGIADRQQLDWRRRAWASWEKDGEHFLEFQFPQPVAAEGLTVNWAFDNGVHHQAREFRVEVIPADQADGWVPVASVGDNQQPSNDLKFDPVDIVAIRLVQEDGMGSLARPDLMWVEQVTLKSRK
- a CDS encoding PEP-CTERM sorting domain-containing protein (PEP-CTERM proteins occur, often in large numbers, in the proteomes of bacteria that also encode an exosortase, a predicted intramembrane cysteine proteinase. The presence of a PEP-CTERM domain at a protein's C-terminus predicts cleavage within the sorting domain, followed by covalent anchoring to some some component of the (usually Gram-negative) cell surface. Many PEP-CTERM proteins exhibit an unusual sequence composition that includes large numbers of potential glycosylation sites. Expression of one such protein has been shown restore the ability of a bacterium to form floc, a type of biofilm.), with translation MNTTKLLCGFLGSLALSVSALAGTYSNITIDGDFSDWVGVPILTTDTTGDGDPVDFMTLYAANDENNLYLRVVYNNPVGVNGSNAQVFIALDNDNNPSTGFDVYGLGLVGSEVGWQNDFPFEQTTGNFNTGNGITDGGAAIALYNTTVSEQEISISRSATFTVGGGTIFPNDTFAIAMYSNGTTVDDFIGAGVYTFASVPEPGHYAMIFVGLAGVITLLRRRFRA